A DNA window from Acetobacter aceti NBRC 14818 contains the following coding sequences:
- a CDS encoding DUF3363 domain-containing protein — protein MDDLTDFTRDLMTRMEADLGTRLDWVAVNHFNTGHPHVHVVVNGRDDQGKDLVIDGGYITHGIRERASEFATLELGPVSEIEQRQKLETEIDRGRFTRLDRALLDQATENHLDMRPGIETPTSDLVDRRLRLSRLAKLERMGLASQTEPGRWTLDDRLEERLRNLGERDDITRQMHRALKARDKGTAPTRDPAHFRLHGEVPERPVTGRLVDRHLTEELGEKLSLVVDGIDGRVHHLRGFDPAQMEDIPGGAIVEIAAAPVPDKPRPSDRAILTHTEDGIYRPSAHLERMQLDRWSIKGNPEDLIKGHIRRLEALRRAGIVERLEADRWRIPEDFQQRSIAYDAARAPKATVRLLSAFDLEAQIGSDGASWLDRRLVAGISREGDRVEAGFGGEVGDALARRQKALLDRGDASLTPEGMVRYRKNLLATLEGREVERVGQAMAEKRGKLWRPLDRFETIQGTMKGPVDLASGRFAVLESGHEFSLVPWRPEIGRQHQKEMAISMDEHGGISWELGRGRGLGL, from the coding sequence TTGGACGATCTGACGGACTTCACGCGCGACCTGATGACGCGGATGGAAGCCGATCTCGGCACACGGCTGGACTGGGTGGCGGTGAATCATTTCAACACCGGCCATCCCCATGTCCATGTCGTGGTCAATGGCCGCGACGACCAGGGCAAAGACCTCGTCATCGATGGCGGCTACATCACCCACGGCATTCGCGAACGCGCCTCCGAATTCGCGACGCTGGAACTCGGTCCCGTGTCCGAGATCGAGCAGCGGCAGAAGCTGGAAACCGAGATCGACCGCGGCCGCTTCACCCGCCTCGACCGTGCCCTGCTGGATCAGGCAACAGAAAACCATCTCGACATGCGCCCCGGCATTGAGACGCCGACCTCCGATCTGGTGGACCGGCGGCTGCGCCTGTCGCGCCTCGCGAAGCTTGAACGCATGGGACTGGCCAGCCAGACGGAGCCGGGGAGATGGACGCTCGACGACCGGCTGGAAGAGCGTCTGCGCAATCTCGGTGAGCGCGACGACATCACGCGGCAGATGCACCGCGCCCTGAAGGCGCGCGACAAGGGAACAGCGCCGACGCGCGACCCGGCGCATTTCCGCCTTCATGGCGAGGTACCAGAGAGGCCGGTGACGGGACGGCTGGTGGACAGGCACCTGACGGAAGAACTGGGGGAGAAGCTGTCGCTGGTGGTCGATGGGATCGACGGGCGGGTGCATCATCTGCGCGGCTTTGATCCTGCCCAGATGGAGGACATCCCCGGTGGCGCGATCGTGGAAATCGCGGCGGCCCCGGTCCCCGACAAGCCGCGCCCATCCGACCGGGCGATCCTCACCCATACCGAGGATGGGATCTATCGCCCTTCCGCCCATCTGGAGCGGATGCAGCTCGACCGCTGGAGCATCAAGGGTAACCCGGAAGACCTGATCAAGGGGCATATCCGCCGTCTGGAGGCTCTACGTCGGGCGGGGATCGTGGAGCGGCTGGAGGCCGACCGCTGGCGCATCCCGGAAGACTTCCAGCAACGCTCCATCGCCTATGACGCCGCCCGTGCGCCGAAGGCGACGGTGCGGCTGCTGTCGGCCTTCGATCTGGAAGCGCAGATCGGCTCAGATGGGGCGTCCTGGCTCGACCGGCGTCTGGTGGCCGGGATAAGCCGTGAGGGCGACCGGGTGGAGGCCGGGTTCGGAGGCGAAGTCGGTGACGCGCTGGCGAGACGGCAAAAGGCGCTGCTCGACCGTGGCGATGCCAGCCTTACCCCGGAGGGCATGGTCCGTTATCGGAAGAACCTGCTGGCGACGCTGGAAGGGCGGGAAGTGGAACGGGTCGGGCAGGCTATGGCCGAGAAGCGGGGGAAATTATGGCGACCCCTCGACCGCTTCGAGACCATCCAGGGCACGATGAAAGGCCCGGTCGATCTGGCCAGCGGGCGCTTCGCGGTGCTGGAGAGCGGGCATGAATTCTCGCTGGTGCCCTGGCGGCCGGAGATCGGCAGACAGCACCAGAAGGAGATGGCCATTTCCATGGATGAGCATGGCGGCATCTCCTGGGAACTGGGACGGGGCAGGGGCCTTGGCCTGTAG
- a CDS encoding ribbon-helix-helix domain-containing protein, with the protein MTRRQRMNVYFEPGLLKQVEALAERRKVSKSAVIEAAVLSLVSGEDDGRRDAALSKRLDRLGRRIDDVDEAVAVLGEAFALYTRAWMRHQLPIPANENEAARDRAADMYAQFNEVLVRRLARGQRFLNERVRDVAGRKEAGTGS; encoded by the coding sequence ATGACCAGACGGCAGCGGATGAACGTGTATTTCGAGCCGGGCCTGCTGAAGCAGGTCGAGGCGCTGGCGGAGCGCCGGAAGGTGTCGAAATCGGCGGTGATCGAGGCGGCGGTGCTGTCGCTGGTTTCTGGCGAGGACGATGGACGCCGGGATGCCGCCCTGTCGAAGCGTCTGGACCGGCTCGGGCGGCGGATCGACGATGTGGACGAGGCTGTCGCCGTGCTGGGCGAGGCGTTCGCGCTCTATACCCGTGCCTGGATGAGGCATCAGCTTCCCATCCCGGCGAACGAAAACGAAGCCGCCAGGGATCGGGCGGCGGACATGTATGCCCAATTCAATGAGGTGCTCGTCCGGCGGCTGGCGAGGGGACAGCGGTTCCTTAACGAGCGGGTGCGGGATGTTGCAGGGCGGAAGGAGGCAGGTACGGGCTCATAA
- a CDS encoding type II toxin-antitoxin system prevent-host-death family antitoxin encodes MPTVGALEFQRKFGEFQHQAQREPVEITRHGRREYVLMSADHYDWLRAAAQRSHRMEDVSDVVLAAVERAEMDPEHAHLDELLK; translated from the coding sequence ATGCCCACCGTCGGCGCCCTCGAATTCCAGCGCAAATTCGGCGAATTCCAGCATCAGGCCCAGCGTGAGCCGGTTGAGATCACCCGGCACGGCCGCCGTGAATATGTGCTGATGTCCGCCGATCATTATGACTGGCTCCGCGCGGCGGCCCAGCGAAGCCACCGGATGGAGGATGTGTCCGACGTGGTGCTGGCTGCTGTGGAGCGCGCCGAGATGGACCCCGAACATGCGCATCTCGACGAGTTGCTGAAATAA
- a CDS encoding recombinase family protein, which produces MTRVALYARYSSDNQRAASIEDQFRLCEERATREGWRVVDTYRDAAISGASMILRPGIQTLLRDAQAGQFDIVLAEALDRVSRDQADVATLFKRLQFAGVQIVTVAEGEISELHVGLKGTMNALFLKDLAMKTHRGLRGRVEAGKSGGGICYGYRVVHQMDARGELIRGEREIDDAQAEIVRRIFREFASGRSALSIAGRLNDEGIPSPTGGKWNNTTLRGNALRGTGILNNELYIGRLVWNRLRYLKDPQTGKRVSRLNPQSEWIVTEVPDLRIMDDDLWQAVRAQQALIAEKSVNISAGIRASNNRLNGQRRPKSLLSGLVFCGVCGGPCSIRGGDRFACSTHMDNRSCTNKTTIRRPELEDRMLSGLKDRLMTPEAAAEAMRAYVEETNRANHERRASTAGWQTELTKLRKGLKQMLQVIEDGGYTRGMVERMREMETREDELVALLAAQPQDVPDIHPNVAGIFKHKVERLAETLNHPEERQEASEAIRALIEKIVVTPGKVRGEIHATLHGELGTLLDFAASHGQGAKNTNTPGARASGVSVSGIAGAGLVLNLRQSQGENKAGLDNCFEKIFSALA; this is translated from the coding sequence ATGACCCGTGTCGCGCTCTATGCCCGCTATTCCTCGGACAACCAGCGGGCGGCTTCGATCGAGGACCAGTTCCGGCTCTGTGAAGAGCGCGCCACGCGCGAGGGCTGGCGGGTGGTGGATACCTACCGCGACGCGGCGATCTCCGGGGCCAGCATGATCCTGCGCCCCGGCATCCAGACCCTGCTGCGCGACGCCCAGGCCGGACAATTCGATATTGTGCTGGCTGAGGCGCTCGATCGCGTTTCCCGCGATCAGGCCGACGTCGCCACCCTGTTCAAGCGCCTGCAATTCGCGGGAGTGCAGATCGTCACCGTGGCGGAAGGCGAGATCAGCGAGCTTCACGTCGGCCTGAAAGGAACGATGAACGCCCTGTTCCTCAAGGATCTGGCCATGAAGACCCATCGCGGGCTGCGCGGGCGCGTCGAGGCTGGCAAATCCGGCGGCGGGATCTGCTACGGTTATCGTGTCGTGCATCAGATGGACGCACGGGGCGAACTGATCCGGGGCGAACGCGAGATCGACGACGCGCAGGCGGAAATCGTCCGCCGCATCTTTCGTGAGTTTGCGTCCGGACGCAGTGCGCTTTCCATCGCCGGACGCCTGAACGACGAAGGCATCCCCAGCCCCACGGGCGGTAAGTGGAACAACACCACCCTACGGGGCAACGCCCTGCGCGGCACCGGCATCCTCAACAACGAGCTTTATATCGGTCGGCTGGTCTGGAACCGCCTGCGCTATCTGAAAGACCCGCAGACGGGCAAGCGCGTCTCGCGACTGAACCCGCAATCAGAGTGGATCGTCACCGAGGTTCCGGATCTACGGATCATGGACGATGATCTCTGGCAAGCCGTCCGTGCCCAGCAGGCACTGATCGCGGAAAAGAGCGTGAACATCAGCGCCGGTATCCGCGCCTCCAACAATCGCCTCAATGGCCAGCGCCGCCCGAAATCCCTGCTCTCCGGTCTGGTGTTCTGTGGCGTGTGCGGCGGTCCCTGCTCGATCCGGGGCGGCGACCGCTTCGCCTGCTCCACCCATATGGACAACCGCTCCTGCACCAACAAAACCACCATCCGCCGTCCGGAACTGGAAGACCGCATGCTGTCGGGTCTCAAGGACCGACTGATGACGCCCGAAGCGGCGGCGGAGGCGATGCGCGCCTATGTCGAGGAAACCAATCGCGCCAACCATGAGCGTCGCGCCAGTACGGCGGGCTGGCAGACGGAACTGACGAAACTGCGCAAGGGGCTGAAACAGATGCTCCAGGTGATCGAGGATGGCGGCTATACACGCGGCATGGTCGAGCGCATGCGCGAGATGGAGACCCGAGAGGATGAACTGGTCGCCCTGCTCGCTGCCCAGCCCCAGGACGTGCCGGATATCCATCCCAACGTTGCCGGAATCTTCAAACACAAGGTCGAGCGGCTGGCGGAAACCCTGAACCATCCCGAGGAGCGGCAGGAAGCCTCAGAGGCCATCCGGGCACTGATCGAGAAAATCGTCGTCACACCCGGCAAGGTTCGGGGCGAGATACACGCCACGCTGCATGGCGAACTGGGCACGCTATTGGATTTCGCCGCCTCGCACGGTCAGGGAGCCAAAAACACGAACACTCCCGGAGCCAGGGCTTCGGGAGTGTCGGTATCGGGTATTGCGGGGGCAGGATTGGTTCTCAATTTGCGACAATCGCAAGGTGAGAATAAAGCGGGTTTAGATAATTGTTTTGAAAAGATTTTTTCTGCTCTCGCTTGA
- a CDS encoding bifunctional protein tyrosine phosphatase family protein/NAD(P)/FAD-dependent oxidoreductase, translating to MSFRFLTPQFAVSPQLSVADVNAAASDGFRTIICARPDGEGASQTPSAEIEQAARCRGLDFLAIPVRSGSLPSDGAVEAMRAALERMPGPVLAYCQGGNRAARLWALAQAGSMPADAILAAGRTAGVDLSALGDHLNAAPHVPQPATGRPGARRFNVVIAGGGAAGLATAASILRRRPGIALAIVDPSATHYYQPGWTMVGGGIFTPEQTRRPEEGLIPAGATWIRQPVAGFLPEARETALEDGTVLSYDVLVVATGLTLDWAAIPGLEETLGRNGVTSNYRYDLAPYTWQLVQGLSRGRALFTQPPMPIKCAGAPQKAMYLSCDAWRRRGVLKDISVGFDTATPALFGVAAFVPALMAYIERYGIDLHLRSKLVAVDGARRVATFERATEGGSERVEQTFDMLHAVPPQVAPAVVRSSPLAGADGFVAVDPATLRHATFADVFALGDVAGTSNAKTAAAVRKQAPVVAVNVLAALDGKAPVATYDGYGACPLTVERGRIVLAEFGYGGRLAPTLPLWLLRGTQPTRLAWFLKEKVMPQLYWRGMLRGRELLAAPRNASGA from the coding sequence ATGTCCTTTCGTTTCCTGACACCCCAGTTTGCCGTTTCGCCCCAGCTTTCCGTTGCCGACGTGAATGCGGCGGCGTCGGACGGTTTCAGGACCATCATCTGTGCCCGCCCGGATGGTGAGGGGGCCAGCCAGACGCCCTCCGCCGAGATCGAACAGGCGGCGCGCTGCCGGGGGCTGGATTTCCTCGCCATTCCCGTTCGTTCGGGCAGCCTGCCGAGCGACGGGGCGGTGGAGGCCATGCGTGCTGCGCTGGAGCGGATGCCGGGCCCGGTTCTGGCCTATTGCCAGGGCGGGAACAGGGCGGCGCGGCTCTGGGCCCTGGCGCAGGCGGGCAGCATGCCGGCGGATGCTATCCTGGCGGCCGGCCGGACGGCGGGGGTCGATCTGTCCGCGCTGGGCGACCACCTGAACGCCGCGCCGCATGTGCCGCAGCCGGCGACCGGGCGGCCGGGTGCACGACGCTTCAACGTCGTCATCGCGGGTGGCGGTGCGGCAGGACTGGCCACGGCCGCGAGCATCCTGCGCCGCAGGCCGGGTATTGCGCTGGCCATCGTGGACCCGTCGGCCACCCATTATTATCAGCCGGGATGGACCATGGTGGGGGGCGGCATCTTTACGCCCGAACAGACGCGCCGCCCGGAAGAGGGGCTGATTCCGGCTGGGGCGACATGGATCCGTCAGCCCGTGGCGGGCTTTCTGCCGGAGGCGCGTGAAACCGCGCTGGAGGACGGGACGGTGCTGTCCTACGACGTTCTGGTGGTGGCCACCGGCCTGACGCTGGACTGGGCGGCGATTCCGGGCCTGGAGGAGACGCTGGGCAGGAACGGCGTCACCTCCAACTACCGCTACGATCTTGCGCCCTATACCTGGCAACTGGTGCAGGGCCTGTCGCGCGGCAGGGCCCTGTTCACCCAACCGCCCATGCCGATCAAATGTGCCGGGGCGCCGCAGAAAGCGATGTACCTGTCCTGCGATGCCTGGCGGCGGCGCGGCGTGCTGAAGGATATCTCGGTGGGTTTCGACACCGCAACGCCGGCCCTGTTCGGCGTCGCGGCCTTCGTGCCCGCGCTGATGGCCTATATCGAACGCTACGGCATCGACCTTCATCTGCGTTCGAAGCTGGTGGCGGTGGATGGCGCGCGGCGCGTGGCGACTTTCGAGCGGGCGACGGAAGGTGGGTCGGAGCGGGTCGAGCAGACATTCGACATGCTGCATGCGGTGCCGCCCCAGGTGGCGCCGGCGGTGGTCAGGTCCAGCCCGCTGGCCGGGGCTGACGGGTTTGTGGCCGTCGATCCCGCGACGCTGCGGCATGCGACCTTTGCCGATGTCTTCGCCCTGGGGGACGTTGCCGGCACGTCGAACGCCAAGACGGCCGCCGCCGTGCGCAAGCAGGCCCCCGTCGTGGCGGTCAATGTGCTGGCGGCGCTGGACGGCAAGGCGCCCGTCGCGACCTATGACGGGTATGGCGCCTGTCCGCTGACGGTGGAGCGCGGGCGGATCGTGCTGGCCGAGTTCGGTTACGGCGGGCGGCTGGCGCCGACCTTGCCGCTGTGGCTGCTGCGCGGCACGCAGCCGACGCGCCTGGCATGGTTCCTCAAGGAGAAGGTCATGCCCCAGCTCTACTGGCGGGGCATGCTGCGCGGGCGCGAACTGCTGGCCGCTCCCCGGAACGCTTCAGGAGCGTGA
- a CDS encoding type II toxin-antitoxin system Phd/YefM family antitoxin, which produces MAQFSVHDAKTNLSRLIADALAGGEVVIARGSVPVVRLVPVEPQGRRVFGALKGKITLDKTFNEVLPEDELDGWNLV; this is translated from the coding sequence ATGGCTCAGTTCTCGGTTCACGATGCCAAGACCAACCTGTCCCGTCTGATCGCCGACGCACTTGCGGGCGGTGAGGTGGTGATCGCGCGTGGTTCCGTACCAGTGGTGCGTCTTGTGCCGGTGGAACCGCAAGGTCGTCGCGTGTTTGGGGCGCTCAAAGGCAAGATCACCTTGGATAAGACCTTTAATGAAGTGCTGCCCGAGGATGAACTGGACGGGTGGAATCTCGTTTGA
- a CDS encoding MBL fold metallo-hydrolase, whose protein sequence is MSDSALETAIAQVEKVERGQAPAPVVRSFFDEATFTATHVVHDPATRQAAVIDSVLDYEAASGRTSHTTAQKVVDYVRAEGLEVQWQLETHAHADHLSAAPWLQAQLGGKLAIGAEIVRVQSVFGKIFNAGTEFARDGSQFDRLFHDGDRFAIGGIEAIALHVPGHTPADMAFVIGDAAFIGDTLFMPDYGTARADFPGGEARQLFRSIRRLMALPDATRVFLCHDYKAPGRDHFAWETTIGAERRDNIHVHDGVGEDAFAAMRTARDATLSLPNLIMPSVQVNMRGGRMPEPESNGTRYIKIPIDAL, encoded by the coding sequence ATGTCCGATTCCGCACTGGAAACCGCCATCGCCCAGGTTGAGAAGGTCGAGCGGGGACAGGCTCCTGCCCCCGTGGTCCGCTCGTTTTTCGATGAGGCGACCTTTACGGCTACGCATGTGGTGCATGACCCCGCCACCCGCCAGGCCGCCGTCATCGACAGCGTGCTGGATTACGAGGCGGCATCGGGCCGGACCAGCCATACCACGGCGCAGAAGGTCGTCGATTATGTGCGGGCCGAGGGGTTGGAGGTGCAATGGCAGCTCGAAACCCATGCCCATGCCGACCATCTGTCGGCGGCCCCCTGGTTGCAGGCGCAACTGGGCGGCAAGCTGGCCATCGGGGCCGAGATCGTGCGGGTGCAGTCGGTCTTCGGCAAGATCTTCAATGCCGGCACCGAGTTCGCGCGTGACGGCTCGCAGTTCGACCGGCTGTTCCATGACGGCGACCGGTTCGCGATCGGCGGGATTGAGGCGATCGCCCTGCACGTACCCGGCCATACGCCCGCCGACATGGCGTTCGTCATCGGCGATGCCGCCTTTATCGGGGATACGCTGTTCATGCCGGATTACGGAACGGCGCGGGCCGATTTTCCCGGCGGGGAAGCGCGTCAGCTCTTCCGCTCGATCCGTCGCCTGATGGCGCTGCCGGACGCGACGCGCGTGTTCCTGTGCCACGACTACAAGGCGCCCGGTCGCGACCATTTCGCGTGGGAAACCACGATCGGTGCCGAGCGGCGGGACAATATCCATGTGCATGATGGCGTGGGCGAGGATGCCTTCGCCGCGATGCGGACCGCGCGCGACGCCACGCTGTCGCTGCCGAACCTGATCATGCCTTCGGTGCAGGTCAACATGCGCGGCGGGCGCATGCCCGAACCGGAATCGAACGGCACCCGTTACATCAAGATTCCGATCGACGCGCTCTGA
- a CDS encoding sulfite exporter TauE/SafE family protein codes for MPPDLTHLALEVLSGAVVGFTLGLIGGGGSILAVPLMVYVVGVANPHVAIGTSALAVAVNALAGLAQHARAGTVKWRCAAIFATCGVVGAFGGATLGKAMDGRRLLLCFALLMIVVGVLMVRGRRNQGCAGAACNRENVGRVMTYGLGTGALSGFFGIGGGFLIVPALIASTGMPILNAIGTSLVAVAAFGASTALSYMASGLIDWNLAVLFIVGGIAGSFGGMRAARALAGTTGALTVFFSGVIFCVATYMIWRSF; via the coding sequence ATGCCGCCCGACCTGACACATCTGGCGCTCGAGGTTCTCTCCGGTGCGGTGGTTGGCTTCACGCTGGGGCTGATCGGCGGCGGGGGGTCGATTCTGGCCGTGCCGCTGATGGTCTATGTCGTCGGTGTTGCCAACCCGCATGTCGCCATCGGCACCAGCGCCCTTGCCGTTGCGGTGAATGCGCTGGCGGGGCTGGCGCAGCACGCGCGCGCGGGCACGGTCAAATGGCGCTGTGCCGCAATTTTCGCCACCTGTGGCGTTGTGGGGGCGTTCGGCGGGGCGACGTTGGGCAAGGCGATGGACGGCCGTCGCCTGCTGCTGTGCTTTGCGCTGCTGATGATCGTGGTCGGCGTTCTGATGGTGCGCGGACGGCGCAACCAGGGGTGCGCGGGGGCCGCCTGCAATCGTGAGAATGTAGGCCGCGTCATGACCTATGGCCTGGGGACGGGGGCGCTGTCGGGCTTTTTCGGGATCGGCGGCGGGTTTCTGATCGTGCCGGCGCTGATCGCCTCCACCGGGATGCCGATCCTCAACGCCATCGGCACCTCGCTGGTCGCCGTGGCCGCGTTCGGGGCCAGCACCGCTCTCAGCTACATGGCATCCGGCCTGATCGACTGGAACCTGGCCGTGCTGTTCATCGTCGGCGGTATCGCCGGCAGCTTCGGCGGGATGCGTGCGGCGCGGGCCCTGGCCGGTACCACCGGCGCCCTGACTGTTTTCTTCTCTGGCGTTATTTTTTGTGTAGCCACCTATATGATTTGGCGCAGTTTCTAA
- a CDS encoding type II toxin-antitoxin system VapC family toxin produces the protein MESRLRLLLDRHALIWWLAGDEHLSHRAQEAIADEANVIAVSAASAMEVATKFRIGKLPGAALLAQDFEAIVAGQGFVELPISVTHARVAGEMNIAHKDPFDRFLIAQAQAEGMTLISNEALFDNFAVNRLW, from the coding sequence GTGGAATCTCGTTTGAGGCTACTGCTTGATAGGCACGCGCTGATCTGGTGGCTGGCGGGCGATGAGCACCTGAGTCACCGCGCCCAGGAGGCCATAGCGGATGAAGCCAATGTCATTGCCGTGAGCGCGGCTTCGGCCATGGAGGTCGCAACCAAGTTCCGCATCGGTAAACTGCCGGGGGCGGCGCTGCTGGCGCAGGACTTTGAAGCTATTGTTGCCGGGCAGGGGTTCGTGGAACTGCCAATCAGCGTGACTCACGCGCGCGTCGCAGGCGAGATGAACATTGCTCATAAAGACCCGTTTGATCGTTTCCTGATTGCCCAAGCGCAGGCCGAGGGTATGACGTTGATCTCCAACGAGGCCTTGTTTGACAACTTCGCCGTCAATCGTCTTTGGTGA
- a CDS encoding cation:proton antiporter, producing MDTISLLALLLSLSAGFSILNHHTFRVPVTIGVLVFSLLTSLLVMVLNPLIPAYDLQALPRSVLGAINLPAALLNGALSLLLFAGAMQVNVGHLRAKLASVTALSVLGTVLAVAFLAIAAWSVFPLLGHTVPFAWCIVLGAILAPTDPVSVVGMLKRLGLPGPLQAVFAGESLFNDGVGVVIFGVTIGLATGDSQGVAASGIALSFCREALGGGFLGALTGWIALRVLKAQRDPHIDLLTSLALATGTFSIANQLGMSGAIAVVVAGLCFGTRYSHSIFDEASRKELDVAWSLIDEVLNVLLFMLIGFEILEITPHLFTVLATLAVIPLSIAVRALSVLFSTLPVHLRQWERGRVLGVLTWGGLRGGISVSLALGLPPGELRDLLLPVCYGVVVFTIIVQGLTMERVARRLYPASPSQPQ from the coding sequence ATGGATACGATCAGCCTCCTTGCCCTGCTGCTGAGCCTCTCGGCAGGCTTCAGCATTCTTAATCACCATACGTTCCGCGTTCCGGTCACGATTGGTGTGCTTGTCTTCTCGTTGCTGACATCGCTTCTGGTGATGGTCCTGAATCCGCTGATTCCGGCCTATGATCTTCAGGCCCTTCCGCGATCTGTACTCGGCGCCATCAATCTGCCTGCGGCACTTCTGAATGGCGCGCTGTCGCTGCTGCTTTTTGCCGGCGCCATGCAGGTCAATGTCGGGCATCTGCGCGCAAAGCTTGCCTCCGTCACCGCCCTCTCTGTCCTGGGGACCGTGCTGGCCGTCGCCTTTCTGGCGATCGCGGCATGGTCTGTCTTCCCGCTGCTAGGCCATACCGTTCCCTTCGCATGGTGCATCGTGCTGGGTGCCATCCTCGCGCCCACCGACCCGGTTTCGGTCGTGGGAATGCTGAAACGTCTGGGACTACCGGGACCGCTTCAGGCTGTTTTTGCGGGAGAAAGCCTGTTCAATGATGGCGTGGGCGTTGTCATTTTCGGTGTAACGATCGGATTGGCGACCGGAGACAGTCAGGGAGTGGCCGCGTCCGGAATTGCCCTGAGCTTCTGCCGCGAGGCGCTCGGTGGCGGTTTTCTCGGAGCGCTCACGGGATGGATCGCGCTCCGTGTGCTCAAGGCGCAGCGGGATCCGCATATCGACCTGCTGACGTCGCTGGCTCTTGCGACCGGAACTTTCAGCATCGCCAACCAGCTTGGCATGTCAGGCGCGATCGCGGTCGTTGTCGCCGGTCTTTGTTTCGGAACACGTTACAGCCATTCCATTTTTGATGAAGCGTCGCGCAAGGAACTCGACGTCGCATGGTCACTCATTGACGAGGTCCTGAACGTCCTGCTGTTCATGCTGATCGGCTTTGAAATCCTTGAGATCACGCCGCATCTGTTTACGGTTCTGGCGACACTTGCCGTAATCCCCCTGTCCATTGCCGTGCGGGCTTTGAGCGTGCTGTTCTCGACCCTTCCGGTCCATCTTCGTCAATGGGAACGGGGCCGCGTTCTCGGCGTCCTGACCTGGGGCGGGCTGCGAGGTGGTATTTCGGTCTCACTGGCGCTTGGTCTACCGCCCGGAGAACTGCGTGATCTGTTGCTGCCCGTCTGTTACGGTGTGGTGGTGTTCACCATCATCGTGCAGGGATTGACCATGGAACGGGTCGCCCGCCGGCTTTATCCGGCATCTCCATCTCAACCTCAATAA
- a CDS encoding alpha/beta fold hydrolase — MFKTLFLPGAGGSASFWKPVAAHAQLDGIFFAWPGLGTEPPLPSINSINDLTTLVANEITEPVSIVAQSMGGFIAMKLALKFPGMVRSLVLAATSGGVPVADLGGSEWQSDYFSTFPQAAKWIADPVVDLSSQLPSIDMPTLLLWGDADPISPLAVGERLLSLLPNARLDIFPGADHDLAQTHSEAVAIEVKRHLTATL; from the coding sequence ATGTTTAAGACGCTGTTTCTTCCCGGTGCAGGTGGCAGTGCTTCCTTTTGGAAACCTGTCGCAGCCCATGCCCAGCTTGACGGTATCTTTTTTGCTTGGCCGGGATTGGGCACTGAGCCACCTCTCCCTAGCATAAACAGCATCAATGATTTGACCACTTTGGTGGCTAATGAAATAACCGAACCAGTAAGCATCGTTGCCCAGTCAATGGGCGGTTTTATAGCGATGAAACTGGCACTGAAATTTCCGGGCATGGTCAGATCTCTCGTGCTCGCCGCAACATCGGGTGGAGTGCCAGTCGCGGACTTAGGTGGATCGGAATGGCAGTCCGATTATTTTTCCACCTTCCCGCAGGCAGCAAAATGGATTGCAGATCCCGTAGTTGATCTATCGAGTCAGTTACCAAGCATTGATATGCCAACATTGCTGCTCTGGGGGGACGCAGACCCTATTAGTCCCTTAGCAGTCGGAGAACGACTGCTGTCGCTTCTTCCCAATGCTCGCCTCGACATTTTTCCCGGTGCAGATCATGATCTCGCTCAAACGCATTCCGAAGCCGTTGCAATTGAAGTGAAGCGTCATTTAACGGCGACTTTGTAA
- a CDS encoding DUF2840 domain-containing protein yields MPDDPSVLITTVELTWIEKQVERWLRFGRPVADTILDRQRRMLSFAPGSVFAFVRWAANEYGTVESHIDIVRTVGSGEDYQTVPCVRPGGEVLLHQTSWPRVQRVLGAIDAIEALDIDPTEVSPDYWRHLHHRLEARQQPDPYTKARHRAWLRRRALH; encoded by the coding sequence ATGCCCGACGATCCGTCCGTCCTGATCACGACGGTTGAACTGACGTGGATCGAGAAGCAGGTGGAACGCTGGCTGCGCTTCGGGCGGCCGGTCGCGGACACGATCCTCGACCGTCAGCGGCGCATGCTAAGCTTCGCGCCCGGCAGTGTGTTCGCCTTCGTCCGCTGGGCCGCCAACGAGTATGGCACGGTTGAATCGCACATCGACATCGTGCGCACGGTCGGCTCCGGCGAAGACTACCAGACTGTCCCATGCGTGCGGCCGGGCGGCGAGGTGTTGCTGCACCAGACTTCATGGCCGCGCGTCCAGCGTGTACTGGGAGCGATCGACGCGATCGAGGCGCTGGACATCGACCCGACAGAGGTCAGTCCCGATTACTGGCGTCACCTGCACCATCGGCTGGAGGCACGGCAGCAGCCCGATCCCTATACCAAAGCACGGCATCGGGCATGGCTGCGTCGTCGCGCGTTGCATTGA